The Mesorhizobium loti genome includes a region encoding these proteins:
- a CDS encoding PAS domain-containing protein produces the protein MAKADAWGAPGGTAFAHRETRSDGLAGNTRLIAEPAYRRLLAAEPLLRRSIPVLIITFLIVIAALRVLSLMNERDDIERNAKAILTLAAGQLASSLATTSDTLPGAIQDLLETTSRQGAMGRSHVLVITDSAFKIVAVTPRSVPWQGHSLDGLVEGGQPLFMFGDRAGVMDVNIDGRDWYAAVSLASGRKGASAALVPQDAVFDGWRKTVSLNVTLFVLTAGVLIVILYAYFGQAARAQAADRIYLEAHQRIDMALVRGRCGLWDWDMVRGKMYWSRSMYDMLGYKPCDTMLSFGEVDQIIHPEDGDLFELANRIVAREIDHIDQVFRMRHSDGQWVWMRARAQVIDPEAPEIQLIGIAVDVTEQRHLALRSEAADLRLRTAIENINESFVLWDSAQRLIMCNSKYQQDNGLSDRDVMPGVTRAALEERMLAFASERRLANTSGLQGGATFERQLADGRWLQVNELKTRDGGIVSVGSDITQIKLHQEKLVDSERRLMATIHDLSLARRAEEERSRELVDLNRKYMKETERAEAANRAKSEFLANMSHELRTPLNAIIGFSELMEQGLFGPLGSERYEEYATDINSSGKYLLGVINDILDMSKIEAGQFSLDREEIDLGPLISETVRVVSLQAAQKAITVETRIADALTLVADRRAIKQIVINLLSNAVKFTGQGGHISVRARNTSGALVLTIEDNGCGIPKDALGKLGRPFEQVQNQFSKSHAGSGLGLAISRSLAELQGGALKIRSSEGVGTIVSVRIPVKKAAPAIRVAA, from the coding sequence ATGGCGAAGGCGGACGCGTGGGGCGCGCCCGGAGGGACGGCTTTTGCGCATCGCGAGACGCGCAGCGACGGCCTTGCCGGGAATACGCGGCTCATCGCCGAACCGGCCTACCGGCGGCTTCTGGCCGCCGAGCCGCTGTTGCGCCGATCGATACCCGTCCTCATCATCACTTTCCTGATCGTCATCGCAGCGCTGCGCGTCCTGTCGCTGATGAACGAGCGTGACGATATCGAGCGCAACGCCAAGGCGATACTGACGCTGGCGGCGGGCCAGCTGGCCAGTTCGCTTGCCACCACCTCGGATACGTTGCCTGGCGCCATCCAGGATCTGCTGGAGACCACCAGCCGTCAGGGCGCGATGGGCCGCAGCCATGTGCTCGTCATCACCGACAGTGCTTTCAAGATCGTCGCGGTGACACCGCGCTCGGTGCCATGGCAGGGCCATTCGCTCGACGGCCTTGTCGAAGGCGGCCAGCCCTTGTTCATGTTCGGCGATCGCGCCGGCGTCATGGACGTCAACATCGACGGACGCGACTGGTATGCGGCGGTCAGCCTGGCGAGTGGCCGGAAGGGCGCGTCGGCGGCGCTGGTGCCGCAGGACGCGGTTTTCGATGGCTGGCGCAAAACTGTTTCGCTGAACGTCACCCTGTTCGTGCTGACGGCAGGCGTGCTGATCGTCATCCTCTATGCCTATTTCGGCCAGGCGGCGCGTGCGCAGGCGGCTGACCGCATCTACCTCGAAGCGCATCAGCGCATCGACATGGCGCTGGTGCGCGGCCGCTGCGGCCTATGGGACTGGGACATGGTGCGCGGCAAGATGTACTGGTCGCGCTCGATGTACGACATGCTCGGCTACAAGCCCTGCGACACGATGCTGTCCTTCGGCGAGGTCGATCAGATCATCCATCCCGAAGACGGCGACCTGTTCGAGCTCGCCAACAGGATTGTCGCACGCGAGATCGACCATATCGACCAGGTGTTCCGGATGCGGCATTCCGACGGCCAATGGGTCTGGATGCGCGCCCGGGCACAAGTCATCGATCCGGAGGCCCCGGAGATCCAGCTGATCGGCATCGCTGTCGACGTCACCGAACAGCGCCATCTGGCGCTGCGTTCCGAGGCGGCCGACCTTCGCCTCAGAACGGCGATCGAGAACATCAACGAATCCTTCGTGCTGTGGGATTCGGCGCAGCGCCTGATCATGTGCAATTCCAAATACCAGCAGGATAACGGGCTTTCGGACCGCGACGTGATGCCGGGCGTCACCCGTGCGGCACTGGAAGAACGCATGCTGGCCTTTGCTTCCGAGCGGCGGCTTGCCAACACCAGCGGACTGCAAGGCGGCGCCACTTTCGAGCGCCAGTTGGCGGATGGCCGCTGGCTGCAGGTCAACGAATTGAAGACCCGGGACGGCGGTATCGTCTCGGTCGGCTCCGACATCACCCAGATCAAGCTGCACCAGGAGAAGCTGGTCGACAGCGAGCGCCGGCTGATGGCGACGATCCATGATCTCAGCCTCGCCCGCCGGGCCGAAGAGGAGCGTTCGCGCGAACTGGTCGACCTCAACCGCAAATACATGAAGGAAACCGAACGGGCCGAAGCGGCGAACCGGGCCAAATCCGAATTCCTGGCCAACATGTCACATGAATTGCGCACGCCGCTGAACGCCATCATCGGCTTCTCCGAACTGATGGAACAGGGGCTGTTCGGCCCGCTCGGATCGGAGCGCTACGAGGAATATGCCACCGACATCAACAGCAGCGGCAAATATCTGCTGGGCGTCATCAACGACATTCTCGACATGTCCAAGATCGAGGCCGGCCAGTTCTCGCTGGACCGGGAAGAGATCGACCTTGGCCCGCTGATCAGCGAGACGGTTCGCGTCGTCTCGCTGCAGGCGGCGCAAAAGGCCATCACCGTGGAAACACGCATCGCCGACGCGCTGACGCTGGTGGCCGATCGCCGTGCGATCAAGCAGATCGTCATCAACCTCTTGTCGAATGCGGTGAAATTCACCGGCCAGGGCGGTCACATATCGGTCAGGGCGCGCAACACATCCGGCGCGCTGGTGCTGACGATCGAGGACAATGGCTGCGGCATCCCCAAGGATGCGCTCGGCAAGCTCGGACGGCCCTTCGAACAGGTGCAGAACCAGTTCTCCAAGAGCCACGCCGGGTCCGGCCTCGGCCTCGCCATCTCGCGCTCGCTCGCTGAACTCCAGGGCGGCGCGCTGAAGATACGTTCGAGCGAGGGTGTCGGCACCATCGTATCGGTGCGCATCCCGGTGAAGAAGGCCGCGCCGGCGATCAGGGTCGCGGCCTGA
- a CDS encoding HAMP domain-containing histidine kinase yields MALSVPAIMKTTAARLSALYLLLFALCAVALVFYMTSLSARMLTAQTQDTINDEVLGLARAYQRGGLPVLVRVVEARSRQPGANLYLIADANGQILTGNVQSLEPGVLETEGWTSSPFSYQRFGEGELERLRNLPAEQGATTQPEQSDAQAQGEKGHNAIALVLRLPNQMIMLVGRDLGEPERFRAVIRRALMLALGMMGLGGLLIWFFVGRAALKRIDSVSEASRRIMGGDLSGRLPVTGAGDEFDRLSGNLNSMLARIATLNEGLKQVSDNIAHDLKTPLTRLRNRAEATLSGKHKTSDYRQALEGTIAESDQLIRTFNAILMISRLEAGYSSENTNRVDLAEAVRDVVELYEPVAEEAGVSLEADVREATFVNGNRELIGQALSNIVDNAIKYSTDATTQPAVRVALERAGAGVRLSVADNGHGIPDDGDRARATERFVRLEKSRSQPGSGLGLSLAKAVMTFHNGRLDLLPGNPGLSVVMSFPAREDH; encoded by the coding sequence ATGGCTCTTTCCGTGCCAGCCATCATGAAGACGACGGCAGCGCGGCTTTCGGCGCTCTACCTGCTGCTCTTCGCGCTCTGCGCGGTGGCGCTCGTCTTCTACATGACCTCGCTGTCGGCGCGCATGCTGACCGCGCAGACACAGGACACTATCAATGACGAGGTACTCGGTCTGGCTCGCGCCTATCAGCGCGGCGGCCTGCCGGTGCTGGTCCGCGTGGTCGAAGCGCGCTCGCGCCAGCCCGGCGCAAACCTCTATCTGATCGCCGACGCCAACGGCCAGATCCTGACCGGCAACGTACAGAGCCTGGAACCGGGCGTACTCGAAACCGAAGGCTGGACCTCGAGCCCGTTCTCCTATCAGCGTTTTGGCGAGGGAGAGCTCGAGCGTCTGCGCAATCTGCCCGCCGAGCAAGGTGCCACCACCCAACCCGAGCAGAGTGACGCGCAGGCGCAGGGCGAAAAGGGCCACAACGCCATTGCGCTGGTGCTCCGGCTGCCGAACCAGATGATCATGCTGGTCGGCCGCGACCTCGGCGAGCCGGAGCGGTTCCGCGCCGTCATCCGCCGCGCGCTGATGCTGGCGCTTGGCATGATGGGGCTTGGCGGATTGCTGATCTGGTTCTTTGTCGGCCGCGCCGCGCTGAAGCGCATCGACAGCGTGTCGGAAGCCAGCCGCCGCATCATGGGCGGCGACCTGTCGGGCCGGCTGCCGGTCACCGGCGCCGGTGACGAGTTCGACCGGCTCTCCGGAAACCTCAATTCCATGCTGGCCAGGATCGCCACGCTCAACGAAGGCCTGAAGCAGGTTTCCGACAACATCGCGCATGATCTGAAGACGCCGCTGACCCGGCTGCGCAACCGGGCCGAAGCGACGCTTTCGGGAAAGCACAAGACATCAGACTATCGGCAGGCGCTGGAAGGCACCATCGCCGAGTCCGACCAACTGATAAGAACCTTCAACGCCATCCTGATGATCTCCCGGCTGGAGGCTGGCTACTCCTCGGAGAACACCAATCGCGTCGATCTTGCGGAAGCCGTGCGCGATGTCGTCGAGCTCTATGAGCCGGTGGCGGAGGAGGCGGGCGTCTCGCTCGAGGCGGATGTCCGGGAGGCGACCTTCGTCAACGGCAACCGCGAACTGATCGGCCAGGCGCTGTCGAACATCGTCGACAACGCCATCAAGTATTCGACCGACGCCACCACCCAGCCGGCCGTACGGGTGGCACTTGAGCGAGCCGGTGCGGGCGTTCGGCTGTCGGTCGCCGACAATGGCCACGGCATTCCAGATGATGGCGACCGCGCCCGCGCCACGGAACGTTTCGTGCGGCTGGAGAAGAGCCGTTCGCAGCCGGGCTCGGGCCTTGGCCTCAGCCTCGCCAAGGCGGTCATGACGTTCCACAATGGCCGGCTTGATCTGTTGCCTGGCAATCCTGGACTATCCGTGGTCATGAGTTTCCCGGCACGGGAGGATCACTGA
- a CDS encoding response regulator transcription factor, which yields MKILVIEDDREAADYLQKAFAEAGHTAHVAGDGETGFALADAGDYDVMVIDRMMPRRDGLSVIAGLRSRGNTTPVLILSALGEVDDRVTGLRAGGDDYLTKPYAFSELLARVEVLNRRASAKEAETVYRVGDLELDRLSHSVRRAAREITLQPREFRLLEYLMRHAGQVVTRTMLLENVWDYHFDPQTNVIDVHVSRLRGKIEKGFDKPILHTVRGAGYMLKS from the coding sequence ATGAAGATTCTCGTCATAGAAGACGATCGCGAGGCCGCGGATTACTTGCAGAAAGCCTTTGCCGAGGCCGGTCACACCGCGCATGTCGCCGGTGACGGCGAAACCGGCTTCGCGCTCGCCGATGCCGGCGACTATGACGTGATGGTCATCGACCGGATGATGCCGCGCCGCGACGGCCTGTCGGTCATTGCCGGCCTGAGATCCAGGGGCAACACGACACCGGTGCTGATCCTGTCGGCGCTAGGCGAGGTCGATGACCGGGTCACCGGCCTGCGCGCCGGCGGTGACGACTACCTGACCAAGCCCTACGCGTTTTCAGAGCTTCTGGCCCGCGTCGAGGTTCTGAACCGCCGCGCCAGTGCCAAGGAAGCGGAAACCGTCTACCGCGTCGGCGATCTCGAACTCGACAGGCTGTCGCATTCGGTCCGTCGCGCGGCGCGCGAGATCACGCTGCAGCCGCGTGAATTCCGCCTGCTGGAGTATTTGATGCGGCACGCCGGCCAGGTGGTGACGCGCACAATGTTGCTCGAAAATGTCTGGGACTATCATTTCGATCCGCAGACCAATGTCATCGACGTTCATGTCTCACGGCTGCGCGGCAAGATCGAAAAGGGCTTCGACAAGCCCATCCTGCACACGGTTCGCGGCGCCGGCTATATGCTGAAGAGCTAG
- a CDS encoding Do family serine endopeptidase, with amino-acid sequence MNIAPHSYSVTRKRLMAAVASIAVAGAIGVGALTSGTSPVLADAVRVEAPQVPGFADVVERVSPAVVSVKVKAKIQPAADDGSDQGDDPDGMNNMPDNPQLRRFFKEFRGFGDQNGQGGGNRRFNHRDHNNDQPRPVAQGSGFFISDDGYLVTNNHVVSEGSAFTVVMNDGKELDAKLIGTDPRTDLAVLKVDGVGKFTYVDFADDSKVRVGDWVVAVGNPFGLGGTVTAGIVSARGRDIGAGPYDDFIQIDASVNRGNSGGPTFNLNGQVVGINTAIFSPSGGSVGIAFDIPASTAKQVVQDLMKSGSVQRGWLGVEIQPVTSDIAESLGLKSQNGALVSSAQDNGPGKKAGITAGDVITQVEGKDVASPKELARLIGAYSPGKPVDVTVWRDGKSQTIKVDLGTLPSSDKQASADQPQPAAPAKPDSLADLGLTVTKSENGKGLVVTDVDPDSDAADRGIQPGDVITSVNSNEVNGIEDVTKAMTEAVKSGRKAVLMQITRDDTNRFVALPVAKG; translated from the coding sequence ATGAATATTGCCCCCCATTCATATTCCGTCACCCGCAAGCGTCTCATGGCTGCCGTCGCGTCCATTGCCGTGGCCGGTGCTATCGGCGTCGGCGCGCTGACCAGTGGAACCAGCCCTGTTCTGGCTGACGCCGTGCGCGTCGAGGCGCCGCAGGTGCCGGGCTTCGCCGATGTCGTCGAGCGCGTTTCTCCTGCCGTCGTCAGCGTCAAGGTCAAGGCCAAGATCCAGCCCGCGGCCGATGACGGTTCGGACCAGGGCGACGATCCGGACGGCATGAACAACATGCCCGACAATCCGCAGCTGCGCCGCTTCTTCAAGGAATTCCGTGGCTTTGGCGACCAGAACGGCCAGGGTGGCGGCAATCGCCGCTTCAACCACCGCGATCACAACAACGACCAGCCGCGGCCGGTTGCTCAAGGGTCGGGCTTCTTCATCTCCGATGACGGCTATCTCGTCACCAACAACCACGTCGTTTCGGAAGGCTCGGCCTTCACCGTGGTGATGAATGACGGCAAGGAACTCGACGCCAAGCTGATCGGCACCGACCCGCGCACCGATCTCGCCGTGCTCAAAGTCGACGGTGTCGGCAAGTTCACCTATGTCGACTTCGCCGACGATTCCAAGGTTCGCGTCGGCGACTGGGTGGTGGCCGTCGGCAATCCGTTCGGCCTCGGTGGCACCGTCACGGCCGGCATCGTCTCGGCCCGTGGCCGCGACATCGGCGCCGGCCCTTATGACGACTTCATCCAGATCGACGCTTCGGTCAACCGCGGCAATTCGGGTGGCCCGACTTTCAACCTCAACGGCCAGGTCGTCGGCATCAACACCGCGATCTTCTCGCCGTCCGGCGGCAGCGTCGGCATCGCCTTCGACATTCCCGCTTCGACCGCCAAGCAGGTCGTTCAGGACCTGATGAAGAGCGGTTCCGTGCAGCGTGGTTGGCTCGGCGTCGAAATCCAGCCGGTCACTTCCGACATCGCCGAATCGCTCGGGCTGAAGTCGCAGAATGGGGCGCTGGTTTCGAGCGCTCAGGACAATGGCCCAGGCAAGAAGGCCGGTATCACAGCCGGCGACGTGATCACCCAGGTCGAAGGCAAGGACGTCGCTTCGCCGAAGGAGCTGGCCCGGCTGATCGGCGCCTACTCGCCCGGCAAGCCGGTCGATGTCACCGTGTGGCGTGATGGCAAGAGCCAGACGATCAAGGTCGATCTCGGCACGCTGCCCTCAAGTGACAAGCAGGCGTCTGCCGACCAGCCGCAGCCGGCCGCTCCGGCGAAGCCAGATTCGCTCGCTGATCTCGGCCTGACCGTCACCAAGTCCGAAAACGGCAAGGGACTGGTGGTGACCGATGTCGATCCCGACAGCGATGCCGCCGATCGCGGCATCCAGCCGGGCGACGTCATTACGTCGGTCAATTCCAACGAAGTGAATGGCATCGAAGACGTCACCAAGGCGATGACCGAAGCAGTCAAGTCCGGCCGCAAGGCAGTGCTGATGCAGATCACCCGCGACGACACCAATCGTTTCGTCGCGCTGCCCGTCGCCAAGGGCTGA
- a CDS encoding CopG family transcriptional regulator — translation MTASTTMTIRVSSETKLKLERIATDTRRSKSFLAAEAVSAYVDRELDIIEGIKRGMEDAAAGRVVPHDDAMAEIDAIIESAEARRLGKA, via the coding sequence ATGACAGCAAGCACCACCATGACCATCCGGGTCTCTTCCGAAACCAAGCTGAAGCTGGAGCGGATCGCCACCGACACCCGGCGTAGCAAATCGTTCCTCGCCGCCGAGGCGGTCTCGGCCTACGTCGATCGCGAACTCGATATCATTGAAGGCATCAAACGCGGCATGGAAGACGCGGCGGCTGGCCGTGTCGTGCCTCACGACGATGCCATGGCGGAAATCGACGCGATCATCGAATCGGCGGAAGCCAGGCGCTTGGGCAAGGCGTGA
- a CDS encoding type II toxin-antitoxin system RelE/ParE family toxin: MKRFVAWSREALDDLKQQVAFIAQDNPAAARRLADRIREMGRGLGDMATGRPGRVTGTYEKLIDRLPYIIAYELRPIAGRQSVVILRVIHTSRDWPSEEWPS; encoded by the coding sequence GTGAAGCGGTTCGTCGCCTGGTCACGAGAAGCGCTGGACGATCTAAAGCAGCAAGTTGCCTTTATCGCTCAGGACAATCCTGCAGCCGCCCGACGCCTCGCGGATCGTATTCGTGAAATGGGCCGAGGCCTTGGTGATATGGCGACGGGCCGGCCAGGCCGAGTAACAGGCACCTATGAGAAGCTCATCGACCGCCTGCCCTACATCATTGCCTATGAGTTGCGCCCGATCGCTGGCCGTCAGAGCGTCGTTATCCTGCGCGTCATTCACACGTCGCGGGACTGGCCCTCGGAGGAATGGCCGAGCTAA
- a CDS encoding cytochrome c-type biogenesis protein CcmH: MNARLSLTSIVLLLALFFAGTALAVKPDEVLADPTLETRARALSEGLRCMVCQNQSIDESDADLARDLRILVRQRLVAGDTDQQVMDYVVSRYGEFVLLKPRFDLRNALLWGTPVLLLLVGGVFIVLTARSRRSTATNALTTEEQAALDKILGN, translated from the coding sequence ATGAATGCACGGCTTTCGCTGACCTCGATTGTCCTGCTGCTGGCGCTGTTCTTTGCCGGCACGGCCCTGGCGGTGAAGCCTGACGAGGTGCTGGCCGATCCGACGCTCGAGACGAGGGCGCGGGCGCTGTCGGAAGGCTTGCGCTGCATGGTCTGCCAGAACCAGTCGATCGACGAATCCGACGCCGACCTTGCCCGTGACCTGCGCATCCTTGTGCGCCAGCGCCTCGTCGCCGGCGATACCGACCAGCAGGTGATGGATTACGTCGTGTCGCGTTATGGCGAGTTCGTGTTGCTGAAGCCGCGTTTCGACCTGCGCAATGCGTTGCTGTGGGGCACACCTGTCCTGCTGTTGCTGGTGGGCGGCGTTTTCATCGTGCTGACCGCGCGGTCGCGCCGCTCGACGGCAACCAATGCGCTGACCACTGAGGAACAGGCGGCGCTGGACAAGATACTAGGCAATTAG
- a CDS encoding heme lyase CcmF/NrfE family subunit, translating to MVETGHFALVLAFALSLVQTLVPLFGACLNNQRLMAVGGPVAVTGFALTALSFAALASAYASSDFSVASVWENSHSLQPLIYKITGTWGNHEGSMLLWVLILTFFGALVAAFGSNLPATLRANVLAVQGAIGAAFFLFILATSNPFVRLNPAPIEGRDLNPILQDLGLAIHPPFLYLGYVGFSICFSFSVAALIEGRIDASWARWVRPWTLVAWMFLTGGIAMGSYWAYYELGWGGFWFWDPVENASFMPWLAGTALLHSAIVMEKRSALKIWTLLLAILTFSLSLLGTFLVRSGVLTSVHAFATDPTRGVFILCILTLFIGGSLALFALRASRLTAGGLFHPISREGALVLNNLFLTTATATVLVGTLYPLAVEAFSADKISVGAPFFNLTFGPLMVPLLLVVPFGPLLAWKRGDAFAVAQRLMVAFAAALLATLVTVLFIDGASVFAALGVGLAVWLILGALTDLAVKSGVGNVAAAIMVRRLLGLPRSVFGTAFAHLGLGLTTLGIVGTLCFGTEKILSMHAGETVELSGHTLRFVGLYPAQGPNYAEDRGRFELIGVSGSPVGEISSAKRFYPVRQMTTTESGIRTIGFSQLYISLGDEGKDGSVVVRLWWKPLVTLIWGGGLMMMAGAAMSLMDRRLRVGAPSRRRKQASAVTSAGLP from the coding sequence ATGGTTGAAACCGGACATTTCGCCCTGGTCCTGGCGTTTGCGCTTTCGCTGGTGCAGACGCTCGTGCCGCTGTTTGGCGCATGCCTGAACAACCAGCGTCTGATGGCCGTCGGCGGTCCGGTCGCGGTGACCGGCTTTGCCTTGACGGCGCTGTCCTTCGCGGCACTTGCGAGCGCCTATGCAAGCTCCGATTTCTCGGTGGCGAGCGTCTGGGAGAACTCGCATTCGCTGCAGCCGCTGATCTACAAGATCACCGGAACCTGGGGCAATCACGAAGGCTCGATGCTGCTCTGGGTGCTGATCCTGACCTTCTTCGGCGCGCTAGTCGCCGCTTTCGGCTCCAACCTGCCGGCGACGCTGCGCGCCAATGTACTTGCCGTGCAGGGCGCGATCGGCGCCGCGTTCTTCCTGTTCATTCTGGCGACGTCCAATCCGTTCGTCCGGCTCAATCCGGCGCCCATCGAAGGCCGCGATCTCAACCCGATCCTGCAGGATCTCGGCCTCGCCATCCACCCGCCGTTTCTCTATCTCGGTTATGTCGGCTTCTCGATCTGCTTTTCCTTCTCGGTTGCGGCCCTCATCGAAGGTCGCATCGACGCGTCCTGGGCGCGCTGGGTGCGGCCGTGGACGCTGGTCGCCTGGATGTTCCTGACCGGCGGCATCGCCATGGGATCGTACTGGGCTTACTACGAGCTCGGCTGGGGCGGCTTCTGGTTCTGGGATCCGGTCGAGAACGCCTCCTTCATGCCGTGGCTGGCGGGCACCGCGCTGCTCCATTCGGCCATCGTCATGGAAAAGCGCTCGGCGCTGAAGATCTGGACGCTGCTGCTCGCCATCCTCACCTTTTCGCTATCGTTGCTCGGCACTTTCCTGGTGCGCTCGGGCGTCTTGACCTCCGTGCATGCCTTCGCCACCGATCCGACGCGCGGCGTCTTCATCCTGTGCATCCTGACGCTGTTCATCGGCGGCTCGCTGGCGCTGTTTGCACTGCGCGCCTCCCGGCTGACGGCCGGCGGCCTGTTCCATCCGATTTCGCGCGAGGGCGCGCTCGTCCTCAACAATCTGTTCCTGACCACGGCGACCGCGACCGTGCTCGTCGGCACGCTCTATCCGCTGGCCGTCGAAGCCTTTTCAGCCGACAAGATCTCGGTCGGCGCGCCGTTCTTCAACCTCACCTTCGGACCGCTGATGGTGCCGTTGCTGCTGGTGGTTCCGTTCGGGCCGCTGCTGGCCTGGAAGCGCGGCGATGCCTTCGCTGTCGCGCAGCGCCTGATGGTGGCTTTCGCCGCAGCCCTGCTGGCGACGCTGGTCACCGTTTTGTTCATCGACGGCGCCTCGGTGTTCGCGGCCCTGGGCGTCGGCCTTGCCGTCTGGCTGATCCTCGGCGCGCTCACCGACCTCGCCGTCAAATCAGGGGTCGGCAATGTCGCAGCGGCGATCATGGTCAGGCGCTTGCTCGGTCTGCCGCGCTCGGTCTTCGGCACCGCCTTCGCCCACCTTGGCCTTGGCTTGACCACGCTCGGCATCGTCGGGACGCTTTGCTTCGGCACCGAAAAGATACTGTCGATGCATGCCGGCGAGACCGTCGAACTGTCCGGCCATACGCTGCGCTTCGTCGGGCTCTATCCGGCCCAGGGACCGAACTACGCCGAGGACCGCGGCCGCTTCGAATTGATCGGCGTCAGCGGCAGTCCTGTCGGCGAGATCAGCTCCGCCAAGCGGTTTTATCCGGTGCGGCAGATGACGACGACGGAATCCGGCATCAGGACGATCGGCTTCTCGCAGCTCTACATCTCGCTCGGCGATGAGGGCAAGGACGGTTCCGTCGTCGTGCGTCTGTGGTGGAAGCCGCTGGTGACGTTGATCTGGGGCGGCGGCCTGATGATGATGGCGGGCGCGGCGATGTCGCTGATGGACCGGCGGCTGCGCGTCGGCGCGCCGTCGCGGCGGCGCAAGCAGGCGAGCGCGGTGACGTCCGCGGGCCTGCCATGA
- the ccmE gene encoding cytochrome c maturation protein CcmE — MTRKQKRLSVIAGGLAFLGAATGLTFYALGQKASYFYMPADLTTASVQPGQRIRLGGLVEKGTIQRGQGATVGFSVTDTHKSVKVTYTGILPDLFREEQGVITEGTFGPDGVFVADSVLAKHDERYMPKEVADGLKAKGVWQESKSE; from the coding sequence ATGACGCGCAAACAGAAACGATTGTCGGTCATCGCCGGCGGGCTGGCTTTCCTGGGCGCGGCCACCGGGCTGACCTTCTATGCGCTTGGCCAGAAGGCGTCCTATTTCTACATGCCGGCCGACCTGACCACGGCAAGCGTCCAGCCTGGCCAGCGCATCAGGCTGGGCGGGCTGGTCGAAAAAGGCACCATCCAGCGCGGGCAGGGGGCGACGGTCGGCTTTTCGGTCACCGACACACACAAATCGGTCAAGGTGACCTATACAGGCATCCTGCCCGACCTTTTCCGCGAAGAGCAGGGCGTCATCACCGAAGGCACCTTCGGCCCGGACGGCGTGTTTGTTGCCGACAGCGTGCTGGCCAAGCATGATGAGCGCTACATGCCCAAGGAAGTGGCCGATGGCCTCAAGGCCAAGGGCGTCTGGCAGGAGAGCAAGAGTGAATAG
- the ccmI gene encoding c-type cytochrome biogenesis protein CcmI, with product MLFWVIAAILTLGASLAVLLPLAASSKGASSSGDHDLEVYRDQLSELDRDASRGLIQPAEAAEARAEIARRILRLDNAGTAGGGSVGRASVAARLVATVAVLAVPVVSWGLYVKLGSPDLPSQPLSERLAKNPADSSVDELVARAEAHLAANPADGRGWDVLAPVYLRMQRFSDAAAAYRNAIRLDGDNAVRQAGLGEAIAGAAGGIVSADAQDAFEAALKLDPANAKASFYLAMALAQEGRTKEAAAAWQAMLGKLPPESPWRGAVEQALAKSGSPEVASGGATNGPDAGDIDAASSMSPQDREAMINTMVAGLDDKLRQNPRDAEGWMRLVRSYVVLGKADQARGALGRAIAVFGADSDEAKKFTAFAASLGLTATE from the coding sequence ATGCTGTTCTGGGTCATAGCCGCAATTCTCACGCTGGGCGCAAGCCTGGCAGTGCTGCTGCCGCTGGCCGCCAGCTCGAAGGGCGCGTCGTCAAGCGGCGATCACGATCTCGAAGTCTATCGCGACCAGTTGTCCGAGCTTGACCGCGACGCCTCGCGTGGCTTGATCCAGCCGGCGGAAGCCGCCGAGGCTCGCGCCGAGATCGCTCGCCGCATCCTTCGCCTTGACAATGCGGGTACGGCCGGCGGCGGATCTGTTGGGCGAGCGTCGGTCGCGGCAAGGCTGGTGGCAACCGTAGCCGTGCTGGCTGTCCCGGTGGTCAGCTGGGGCCTCTATGTCAAGCTCGGTTCGCCTGACCTGCCGTCGCAACCGCTCAGCGAGCGGTTGGCCAAGAATCCGGCCGACAGTTCGGTCGACGAACTGGTGGCACGGGCCGAAGCCCATCTGGCCGCCAATCCTGCCGACGGCAGGGGCTGGGATGTGCTCGCACCGGTCTATCTGCGCATGCAGCGCTTTTCCGACGCGGCCGCCGCCTATCGCAACGCCATTCGCCTCGATGGCGACAACGCCGTTCGCCAGGCCGGTCTCGGCGAGGCGATCGCCGGCGCGGCAGGCGGCATTGTCTCGGCCGACGCCCAGGATGCCTTCGAGGCGGCCTTGAAGCTCGATCCGGCCAATGCGAAGGCCAGTTTCTATCTGGCCATGGCGCTGGCGCAGGAGGGCCGAACCAAGGAAGCGGCCGCGGCCTGGCAGGCGATGCTGGGCAAGCTGCCGCCGGAATCGCCATGGCGCGGCGCGGTCGAGCAGGCGCTGGCCAAGTCCGGCAGCCCCGAAGTCGCTTCCGGCGGCGCCACCAACGGGCCCGATGCCGGCGATATCGACGCCGCGTCCTCGATGTCGCCGCAGGATCGGGAAGCCATGATCAACACCATGGTCGCTGGCCTCGACGACAAACTGCGACAAAATCCGCGTGACGCGGAAGGATGGATGCGGCTTGTTCGTTCCTATGTCGTGCTGGGCAAGGCCGATCAGGCGCGTGGAGCGCTCGGTCGCGCCATTGCCGTCTTTGGAGCCGACAGTGACGAGGCGAAAAAATTCACCGCCTTTGCCGCCTCGCTTGGCCTGACGGCGACGGAGTAG